The following proteins come from a genomic window of Flavobacteriales bacterium:
- a CDS encoding helix-hairpin-helix domain-containing protein codes for MKKISFILLIFIPSFLRAQEQDPQKMAIIEQRIELIAEALGNENPDFTTLIDELSFYYDHPINLNRTSREELQEIMLLSEVQITALLLHIEKNGKLISIYELQAIPGFDLQTIRNILPFVRVSDMFDAPHIDLHTLLKDGTQEWFVRASQVLEEQQGFTPISDSALAASPNSRYQGTPYRLYTRYRYRFGNSISFGITGDKDAGENFFSGAQKQGFDFYSAHLFVKNIGNVKAAVVGDYQVSFGQGLTFATGLALGKNAYTLNVKRNSQTLRPYTATGENQFMRGAAITYKIKQTEITALYSRDHLDGNRILNSDTTVSGDDEYISSLQTSGLHTTPAEIEDRNAVLVQHMGGHFAWKTKRSNIGFTGIYSTLNPGLQKTTSITNQFDFNGDHNLVTGIDYNYIKNNFNFFGEMSRSLNGGWAMQHGLLASLDPKFSVSVVYRNYQKNYQSLFANALAEASKPVNEKGLYIGLELRPNPNWTINAYFDTFESEWLRSGATGPQRGMEYLAQLQWKPSKTMDMYIRARHRSKPYDDPNDPEEINVLLDKEQNNYRYQFNCKINDQISVRNRIEMMNVGFFERDKQRGYLIYQDLIWKPEKLPITFTGRYAIFDTDSYDARIYAYENDVLYFFSIPSYYYRGTRFYGIIRYQYKKRFDVWLRYGQWLYNNQNTIGSGLSEIQGNRKSEIRIQLRLRF; via the coding sequence TTGAAAAAAATTAGTTTCATTCTGCTGATCTTTATTCCTTCATTCCTCCGCGCACAGGAACAGGATCCGCAAAAGATGGCCATCATCGAACAGCGCATCGAACTCATAGCCGAAGCACTCGGAAATGAAAATCCCGATTTCACTACCCTCATCGATGAGCTTTCCTTTTACTACGATCATCCCATCAACCTCAATCGCACCTCGCGCGAAGAGTTGCAGGAAATCATGTTGCTCTCCGAAGTGCAAATCACAGCCTTGTTACTGCACATCGAAAAAAACGGAAAACTGATTTCCATTTACGAATTGCAAGCTATTCCCGGTTTCGATTTACAAACCATCCGCAACATTTTACCCTTTGTGCGGGTGTCCGACATGTTCGACGCTCCACACATCGATCTGCACACCTTGCTGAAAGACGGAACGCAGGAATGGTTTGTGCGCGCATCGCAAGTTCTCGAAGAGCAGCAAGGATTTACACCCATCAGCGATTCCGCACTGGCGGCGAGTCCCAATTCCCGCTACCAGGGCACGCCTTATCGCTTGTACACGCGTTACCGCTATCGTTTCGGTAATTCCATTTCTTTTGGTATCACAGGTGATAAGGACGCGGGAGAAAACTTTTTTTCGGGTGCGCAAAAACAGGGATTCGATTTTTATTCGGCGCATCTTTTTGTAAAAAATATCGGTAATGTGAAAGCCGCTGTAGTGGGCGATTATCAGGTTTCGTTCGGACAAGGACTCACCTTTGCAACGGGACTCGCTCTCGGAAAAAATGCATACACACTCAATGTAAAACGCAATTCGCAAACGCTTCGTCCCTACACCGCCACCGGTGAAAATCAATTCATGCGGGGCGCCGCCATTACCTATAAAATCAAACAAACCGAAATCACCGCACTCTATTCCCGCGATCACCTCGATGGTAACCGCATACTCAATAGCGATACCACGGTTTCCGGTGATGATGAATACATCAGTTCACTGCAAACTTCAGGTCTGCATACCACACCTGCAGAAATAGAAGATAGAAATGCTGTATTGGTGCAGCATATGGGTGGACATTTTGCCTGGAAAACAAAACGCAGCAATATTGGTTTCACGGGAATTTATTCAACACTCAATCCCGGTTTACAAAAAACAACAAGCATTACGAATCAGTTCGATTTTAACGGCGATCACAATCTCGTAACAGGTATCGATTACAATTACATCAAAAACAATTTTAATTTCTTCGGAGAAATGAGTCGCTCCCTCAATGGAGGTTGGGCGATGCAACACGGATTACTCGCCAGTCTCGATCCGAAATTTTCAGTAAGCGTGGTGTACCGCAATTATCAAAAAAATTATCAGTCGCTCTTCGCCAACGCACTCGCCGAAGCCAGTAAACCCGTCAATGAAAAAGGACTATACATCGGTTTGGAATTACGTCCCAATCCGAATTGGACCATCAACGCCTATTTCGATACCTTCGAAAGTGAATGGTTGAGAAGCGGCGCAACGGGTCCGCAACGTGGAATGGAATACCTCGCACAATTGCAATGGAAACCATCAAAAACGATGGACATGTACATTCGTGCCCGTCACCGCAGCAAACCTTACGACGATCCCAATGATCCGGAAGAAATTAATGTGCTGCTCGATAAAGAACAAAACAATTACCGTTATCAGTTCAATTGCAAAATCAACGATCAGATCAGCGTCCGCAACCGGATTGAAATGATGAACGTCGGATTTTTCGAGCGCGATAAACAACGTGGATATCTCATTTATCAGGATCTCATCTGGAAGCCGGAAAAACTTCCCATCACATTTACCGGTCGCTACGCCATTTTCGATACCGACAGCTACGATGCCCGCATTTACGCTTACGAAAACGATGTATTGTATTTCTTTTCCATTCCATCCTATTACTACCGTGGCACCCGTTTTTACGGCATCATCCGTTACCAATACAAAAAACGATTTGATGTGTGGTTGCGTTACGGACAATGGTTGTACAACAATCAAAACACCATTGGTTCCGGACTAAGCGAAATTCAGGGTAACCGTAAATCAGAAATCAGGATTCAGTTGCGGCTTCGTTTCTAA
- a CDS encoding YceI family protein has product MKTVKFLSLALIASTILASCGSEAVEATDKKEVAEATVESVAYKVDPAASVLNWHGEKVAYGHDGTINITEGELTMKGDTVTSGNFVVDMKTVVGTDEGANPEDMAKLAGHLMSPDFFDAEKFPTSKFEVTGWAKNADGTHNLSGNLTIKDSTKNISFPATIKVEGEKLTANAEFTINRNDWGVTWGSGLSGAIGDKIISDDIKFKVNLVANK; this is encoded by the coding sequence ATGAAAACTGTAAAATTCCTCTCCCTTGCACTGATTGCAAGTACTATTCTGGCTTCCTGCGGTAGCGAAGCTGTAGAAGCAACAGATAAAAAAGAAGTAGCTGAAGCTACAGTAGAAAGTGTTGCGTACAAAGTTGATCCTGCTGCATCTGTGCTGAACTGGCACGGTGAAAAAGTGGCTTATGGTCACGATGGTACCATCAACATCACCGAAGGTGAACTCACCATGAAAGGTGATACCGTTACTTCCGGTAACTTTGTGGTTGACATGAAAACGGTGGTTGGAACCGACGAAGGTGCTAACCCTGAAGACATGGCAAAATTGGCTGGTCACTTAATGTCGCCCGATTTCTTCGATGCTGAAAAATTCCCTACTTCGAAATTCGAAGTTACAGGATGGGCTAAAAATGCAGACGGTACACATAACCTGAGCGGTAACTTAACCATTAAAGACAGCACCAAAAACATCAGCTTCCCTGCTACCATTAAAGTAGAAGGCGAAAAACTGACAGCAAATGCAGAATTCACCATTAACCGTAACGACTGGGGTGTAACCTGGGGTTCTGGTTTAAGCGGAGCAATCGGCGATAAAATCATCTCCGACGATATCAAATTCAAAGTAAATCTGGTAGCCAACAAATAA
- a CDS encoding caspase family protein produces the protein MNDGNEVFHFDTRTKTWHELYIPNQIVTGIHAIPGTNFILLHGFDHQLLIYDFVSEKSIKTYKGISSYCLSKTMLVLGTENGTIVFLDFNLNQINSIKIEESKVCALAMHENTNQLAIAYNNGKLIRYDLKSNSIASEKLDLFSPYLSMAFNEDGSKVATHNGYYFYWMDSKFNVLHKIETSTFYPNFIHIKPLFGNFFSLEGLDGFNTYYATAKSWEYSQLLLNTNNQTSYSEFTIQPQQKKDSIYSVYTYHTYKAMREYYLKHPNSYFENASGDSIVFRYDESKKVKLLPQENQISFHLKLNKTEVPKKNAKSKPEPIEILPQIGYPGPIIDLLYCPSENIYITYSESPIIKIWTADLKTLIKEIKLPEFNIIKAAIHPQLPLLTVWDQNYEIHIIDLKSFLITHTLHYSDFKYNYNGDFDDNFISHCISFELEGNWFSIHDTSYGNKENSRFYYDENTLTHAQLTSDLVAGKNKPLKIDNNEYSDFKLSLANPIYPGLSFVDTLYSESIYLEDVKMKENDSCYYYVSTYLNDGVFRYFLKRTLFEDEKLKQELKSLDTTLSYFSFYQKLEHPKIQNHILQILDSDHSKRFLLVFETVNNNRIYSIFDRKENKIIKHNVSASAFFMGKTQTYFINNNEIYGLTNDFHYNLNTLKSRLYDGKSVNLARQYYSISSTADSLNPTINIWHPSMDHTVLSLHEVTNQTTLINLPKPELGRVRPSLLPSISYINAMDHFTRLDPINLSVKNYWITTQNLNGNLKFIVTDAKPENKMYLYFPFFQYAGEYTNAGSDWALYTFNELLEIRIFKEIRTSGNKTQYPYENKTHFFDINTKSWVDKPEFLSLQDTIAKLFNIGDHHLGDNQIENFENYQYNYDGTAGIRAHGKYGEHSFLEYYYLANEYSDVNLYMCKDIIDSAFYITTDLKYTPIIADPFKNKPIKKFETPPVPFHFMHLLYPEKKFMTYGYDGGVRVYDMNGTNKKPIYTFYKSGEEHIFITPDNYYKSNAKNNQFIKFRHNNKIYGIEQFDLKYNRPDILLQRIGNQDSVLISSYHAAYIKRLKRMGFTEDMLSDDFHLPEIKIFNFESLPAQTDTPELELELNVLDEKFKLDRINVFINDVPVFGTKGIDLRNETTQQITKKIKLNLCSGKNKIQVSVLNQAGAESYKETIEIQFNNKINPKPELYLITIGDSKYLDERYNLSYAAKDAKDIAAMFQSNSSLFSKTHIISLTDEKVTKENVAQLKETLLKAKRDDVVILSVAGHGVLDEKLNYYLATYEMDFNKPAEKGIPYEELESILDGIEPLKKVIFIDACHSGEIDKEEVSQIAQSISGNEDIKFRNAGAGIQKKTLGLKTTSELMAELFTDLRRGTGATVISSSGGVEYAMESAEWKNGLFTYCLLHGLKNLKADLNQDGMVMLSELQQYLRSEVILLSNGAQQPTSRIENLSLDFRIW, from the coding sequence ATGAATGATGGGAATGAAGTTTTTCATTTCGACACCCGTACTAAAACCTGGCATGAATTATACATTCCTAACCAAATTGTAACCGGTATCCATGCAATTCCGGGTACCAATTTTATCCTCCTTCATGGTTTCGATCATCAATTGCTGATCTATGATTTTGTGAGTGAAAAAAGCATTAAAACATATAAGGGAATCTCCTCCTATTGCCTAAGTAAAACAATGCTGGTGTTGGGGACAGAAAACGGCACTATAGTGTTTCTTGATTTCAATCTCAACCAAATAAATTCGATTAAAATCGAAGAGAGCAAGGTCTGCGCGCTGGCCATGCACGAGAATACCAATCAGCTTGCCATTGCATATAATAACGGGAAATTAATTCGCTATGATTTAAAATCGAATTCGATCGCTTCAGAAAAATTGGATCTCTTTTCTCCTTATCTCTCCATGGCATTCAATGAAGATGGTTCTAAAGTGGCCACTCACAATGGCTACTATTTTTATTGGATGGATTCAAAATTTAATGTCCTCCATAAAATAGAAACCTCCACTTTTTATCCCAATTTCATTCATATTAAACCACTATTCGGAAATTTCTTTTCACTGGAAGGTTTAGACGGTTTCAACACCTATTACGCCACCGCCAAAAGCTGGGAATATTCACAATTACTTTTAAACACTAATAATCAAACCTCCTATTCCGAATTTACCATTCAACCGCAACAGAAAAAAGATTCCATTTATTCGGTTTACACTTATCATACGTACAAGGCCATGAGGGAATACTATCTAAAACACCCCAATTCCTATTTTGAAAATGCGAGTGGCGACAGCATTGTATTTCGATACGATGAATCAAAAAAGGTTAAACTATTACCGCAAGAAAACCAGATTAGCTTCCATCTAAAGCTAAATAAAACGGAAGTGCCGAAAAAGAATGCTAAAAGCAAACCGGAACCCATCGAGATCCTTCCGCAAATTGGGTATCCCGGTCCCATCATCGACCTTTTGTATTGCCCTTCAGAAAACATTTACATCACCTACTCCGAATCACCTATCATTAAAATATGGACAGCGGATTTGAAAACCCTGATTAAAGAAATCAAACTTCCAGAGTTTAACATCATCAAAGCGGCCATTCACCCGCAACTTCCGCTACTCACAGTTTGGGATCAAAACTATGAAATACATATTATCGACCTAAAATCCTTTTTAATCACCCACACCCTACACTATTCCGATTTCAAGTATAATTACAATGGCGATTTCGACGACAATTTCATTTCGCATTGTATCTCGTTCGAACTGGAAGGTAATTGGTTTAGCATTCACGATACTTCCTATGGAAACAAAGAAAATTCAAGGTTTTATTATGACGAAAACACATTAACCCATGCTCAATTAACAAGCGATTTAGTTGCCGGCAAAAACAAACCACTTAAAATCGATAATAATGAATATTCCGATTTTAAATTGAGTTTGGCCAATCCCATTTACCCGGGCCTTTCTTTTGTTGACACCCTCTATTCCGAATCGATCTATTTGGAGGATGTTAAAATGAAAGAGAATGATTCCTGTTATTATTACGTCTCCACCTATTTAAACGATGGGGTTTTCAGGTATTTTTTAAAGCGAACCCTTTTTGAGGATGAAAAACTAAAGCAAGAGCTTAAATCGTTGGATACAACATTAAGTTACTTTTCCTTTTATCAAAAATTAGAACATCCTAAAATCCAAAACCACATACTCCAAATTCTGGATTCCGATCATTCAAAGCGTTTCTTGTTGGTTTTTGAAACAGTCAACAACAATAGAATTTATAGCATCTTCGACCGAAAAGAGAACAAAATAATAAAGCACAATGTTTCAGCTTCGGCCTTTTTCATGGGTAAAACGCAAACCTATTTTATAAATAATAATGAGATTTACGGACTAACCAATGATTTCCATTACAACCTCAATACATTAAAATCGAGGTTATACGATGGTAAAAGTGTGAATTTAGCACGACAGTACTATTCGATTTCTTCAACAGCAGACAGTCTCAATCCCACCATCAACATTTGGCATCCGTCAATGGACCATACGGTGCTATCCCTTCATGAAGTCACCAACCAGACCACCCTTATTAATTTACCCAAACCGGAATTAGGCAGGGTTCGGCCCAGTTTACTACCCTCCATTTCTTACATAAACGCAATGGATCATTTTACGCGACTGGACCCTATTAACCTAAGCGTTAAAAATTATTGGATTACGACACAAAATTTAAATGGAAACTTGAAATTCATTGTCACCGATGCTAAACCGGAGAACAAAATGTATTTATACTTTCCCTTTTTCCAATATGCAGGTGAATATACTAATGCCGGAAGCGACTGGGCATTATATACCTTTAACGAATTGTTGGAGATCAGAATATTTAAGGAGATCAGAACCTCCGGAAACAAAACGCAATATCCATATGAAAACAAGACCCACTTTTTTGATATTAATACAAAATCATGGGTAGATAAACCAGAATTTCTCTCTTTACAAGACACCATTGCGAAACTGTTCAATATCGGCGATCATCATTTGGGTGATAATCAAATTGAAAATTTCGAGAATTATCAATATAACTACGACGGAACAGCAGGTATCAGGGCACATGGAAAATACGGGGAGCATTCGTTTCTGGAATATTATTACCTGGCCAATGAATACAGCGATGTAAATCTATACATGTGCAAGGATATTATCGATTCCGCCTTTTACATTACTACAGATTTAAAATACACCCCGATTATTGCCGATCCATTTAAAAATAAACCGATCAAAAAATTTGAAACACCTCCTGTTCCCTTCCACTTCATGCACCTGCTTTACCCGGAAAAAAAATTCATGACTTATGGTTACGATGGTGGCGTTCGCGTTTACGATATGAATGGAACAAACAAAAAGCCGATTTACACCTTTTACAAAAGTGGAGAGGAACATATTTTTATTACACCCGATAATTATTATAAATCCAATGCCAAAAACAATCAGTTCATCAAGTTCAGACACAACAATAAAATTTACGGCATTGAACAATTCGATTTAAAATATAACCGGCCGGACATCCTATTGCAGCGAATCGGAAACCAGGATAGTGTTTTAATCAGCTCTTACCATGCTGCCTACATCAAACGACTAAAAAGAATGGGATTCACGGAAGATATGTTGTCCGACGATTTTCATTTACCTGAAATAAAAATTTTTAATTTTGAGTCATTACCTGCACAAACCGATACTCCTGAACTGGAATTGGAATTGAATGTACTCGATGAAAAATTCAAGCTCGACCGGATTAATGTTTTTATTAATGATGTGCCCGTTTTTGGGACTAAGGGAATTGATCTCCGCAATGAAACGACGCAGCAAATCACCAAAAAGATAAAATTGAATTTATGCAGCGGAAAAAATAAAATTCAGGTCTCCGTATTAAATCAAGCAGGTGCTGAATCGTATAAGGAGACCATCGAAATTCAATTCAATAATAAAATCAATCCGAAACCCGAACTCTATTTAATTACCATTGGCGATTCCAAATACCTGGATGAACGCTACAATTTATCGTATGCAGCCAAAGATGCAAAAGACATCGCTGCAATGTTTCAATCCAACAGTTCACTTTTTTCTAAAACGCACATAATCTCTCTAACCGACGAAAAAGTAACAAAAGAGAATGTCGCTCAATTAAAAGAAACACTGTTAAAGGCAAAAAGAGACGATGTAGTTATTCTATCAGTGGCAGGTCATGGTGTACTGGACGAAAAACTCAATTATTATTTAGCCACCTATGAAATGGACTTTAACAAGCCGGCGGAAAAAGGAATTCCCTATGAGGAACTGGAATCGATTTTGGACGGAATAGAACCGCTTAAAAAAGTTATTTTCATCGATGCTTGTCACTCCGGCGAAATCGATAAAGAAGAGGTGTCGCAAATTGCCCAAAGCATTTCCGGCAATGAAGACATCAAATTCAGAAATGCGGGGGCAGGAATTCAAAAGAAAACGCTGGGTTTAAAAACAACTTCCGAACTGATGGCAGAATTATTTACGGATCTGCGAAGAGGAACAGGCGCTACGGTCATTTCATCTTCCGGAGGGGTGGAATATGCCATGGAAAGTGCAGAATGGAAAAATGGGTTATTCACGTATTGTTTATTGCATGGACTAAAGAACCTGAAAGCAGATTTAAATCAGGACGGCATGGTGATGCTGAGTGAATTGCAACAATACCTCCGTTCCGAAGTAATTCTACTGAGCAATGGCGCACAACAACCCACCAGCAGAATTGAAAATTTAAGTCTGGATTTCAGGATTTGGTAA
- a CDS encoding insulinase family protein: MLQLRYLFILLILSGTAQAQLQPKTFPNDPIGVKEYHLKNGLTVYLSENHDEPRVFGAIVVKTGGKKDPSDNTGMAHYLEHMLFKGTEELGTTDYQKEKIHLDEINRLYDLLGKTTDPKERLAIQKKINEESVKAAQYAIPNEMDRMLAEIGGDDVNAFTTEEVTAYYNSFPSNQIRRWLDIYDHRFEHPVFRLFQSELETVYEEKNIGMDDPITYAFEKYMAQFYKVHPYGQQTVIGKTEHLKNPSLTAMYNYYNTYYVANNMALVLSGDFKAEEVIKIIEEKFSDWRSAPVPEFPKYEEKEFKGKEVLKLRATPVKAGLIGFRTPKKNDPDEIAMEVLMNLLSNGSAGPIDRLSTEGKLIEASGFSMVNTDYGASFFMFIPKIVGQPLKKAEKLINAEIEKIQNGNFDAAILEATKTDLIKNFQKGWEQNEQRALTIGTAFYTETDWSKVLNYENEVRAISKEDIIRVAKKYLGENRLVLYSKMGKPKKDKLSKPEFEPVIPKEEKHSAYYEKWKQIPEDQAIPVSVDFNKDIRVSSIGKNITLKQAVNPFNSIFSLKIRFGTGKYYSPALKFAPRYLEYASSENYTAAQFKNELFKLGCSASFMVVEHRFIVYVEGLDENLEKACAIVVKHLTSLKTEDERMKKIAQDLNTELKMSKRSPGFWSGVLSNYVLFGKQSAYLREISLAEFKKMKAAEITAAIQDAMNYEIIVTYVGNLKSESIKNALGDQVWNVSERKANRERVYLERSVPKENTIFLFNQPKALQSQIYFYIEGVPYTNDQLADMLAFNKYFGGDMSSLVFQEIREFRSLAYGTYAQFTAPSKQGEKSFFTGYIGCQGDKTNDAVEAMTDLILNMPQKPERWSSVQSSLIQSAQSERPGFRGIIEIIEYWQMREYKTDPKNDLIAAYEKMNFDVITQFWSNYIKAHPITITIVGNTSKFDMKRLEKFGKVITVKEKEMYKD, translated from the coding sequence ATGCTTCAACTGCGTTATCTTTTTATCCTGTTAATTCTTTCAGGAACTGCGCAAGCTCAATTACAACCCAAAACCTTTCCCAACGATCCCATTGGTGTAAAGGAATATCACCTTAAAAACGGCCTTACGGTTTACCTGAGCGAAAATCACGATGAGCCTCGTGTATTTGGAGCAATCGTTGTAAAAACCGGAGGTAAAAAAGATCCATCCGATAATACGGGAATGGCCCATTACCTCGAACACATGTTGTTTAAAGGCACCGAAGAATTAGGAACCACCGATTATCAAAAAGAAAAAATTCATCTCGACGAAATCAACCGCCTTTACGATCTCCTCGGAAAAACCACCGACCCGAAAGAACGTTTGGCGATTCAGAAAAAAATAAATGAAGAATCGGTTAAAGCGGCGCAATATGCGATCCCCAATGAAATGGACCGCATGCTGGCCGAAATCGGAGGCGATGACGTGAATGCATTCACCACCGAAGAAGTCACCGCCTATTACAATTCCTTCCCCTCCAATCAAATTCGTCGCTGGCTCGATATCTACGATCATCGTTTCGAACATCCGGTATTTCGTTTATTCCAAAGCGAACTCGAAACCGTGTACGAAGAAAAAAACATCGGCATGGATGATCCCATTACCTATGCCTTCGAAAAATACATGGCGCAGTTTTATAAAGTGCATCCGTACGGACAACAAACCGTAATTGGCAAAACAGAACATCTGAAAAATCCTTCCCTTACGGCGATGTATAATTATTACAATACCTATTACGTTGCCAATAACATGGCCTTGGTACTGAGCGGCGATTTTAAAGCAGAGGAAGTCATTAAAATCATCGAAGAAAAATTCAGCGACTGGCGCTCGGCTCCTGTTCCGGAATTTCCGAAGTATGAAGAAAAGGAATTTAAGGGGAAGGAAGTCCTGAAATTAAGAGCCACCCCCGTTAAGGCAGGATTAATCGGATTCCGCACACCGAAAAAAAATGATCCGGACGAAATTGCCATGGAAGTCCTCATGAATTTATTGTCCAACGGAAGCGCCGGCCCCATCGATCGTTTGTCCACCGAAGGAAAACTGATTGAAGCCAGCGGATTTTCGATGGTGAATACCGATTACGGAGCATCCTTTTTTATGTTTATTCCGAAAATTGTTGGTCAACCCCTCAAAAAAGCAGAAAAACTCATCAATGCGGAAATAGAAAAAATTCAAAACGGAAATTTCGATGCAGCAATTCTGGAAGCCACAAAAACAGATCTCATCAAAAATTTTCAAAAAGGCTGGGAACAAAATGAACAACGGGCTTTAACCATCGGTACTGCATTTTATACCGAAACCGATTGGAGCAAAGTGCTCAATTACGAAAATGAAGTTAGAGCCATCAGCAAAGAAGATATTATTCGCGTTGCAAAAAAATACCTGGGCGAAAACCGATTGGTGCTTTACTCCAAAATGGGAAAACCGAAAAAAGATAAACTCAGCAAACCCGAATTTGAACCGGTCATTCCCAAAGAAGAAAAACATTCGGCCTATTATGAAAAATGGAAACAGATTCCGGAAGATCAGGCCATTCCTGTTTCGGTGGATTTTAACAAGGACATCCGCGTTTCTTCCATTGGTAAAAACATCACGCTGAAACAAGCGGTGAATCCATTCAATTCCATTTTCTCGCTCAAAATCCGCTTTGGTACCGGTAAATATTATTCCCCCGCTCTCAAATTCGCTCCGCGTTATCTTGAATATGCTTCTTCCGAAAATTATACGGCGGCACAATTCAAAAATGAATTATTCAAACTTGGATGCTCAGCCAGTTTTATGGTGGTGGAACATCGTTTTATTGTATATGTAGAAGGACTCGATGAAAACCTGGAAAAAGCTTGCGCCATTGTGGTTAAACACCTCACTTCGCTAAAAACGGAAGATGAACGCATGAAAAAAATTGCGCAGGACCTCAACACCGAATTAAAAATGAGCAAACGCTCTCCCGGATTTTGGTCGGGTGTTCTGAGTAATTATGTTTTATTCGGAAAACAATCGGCCTACCTCCGCGAAATTTCATTGGCAGAATTCAAAAAAATGAAAGCGGCGGAAATTACAGCGGCCATTCAGGATGCCATGAATTATGAAATCATTGTCACCTATGTCGGTAATCTGAAATCGGAATCCATCAAAAACGCATTGGGCGATCAGGTGTGGAATGTAAGCGAAAGAAAAGCCAATCGTGAGCGTGTGTATCTCGAGCGTTCTGTTCCAAAAGAAAATACCATTTTCCTGTTTAATCAACCCAAAGCGCTTCAATCGCAAATTTATTTCTACATCGAAGGTGTTCCTTATACCAACGATCAGCTGGCCGATATGCTGGCCTTCAATAAATATTTCGGCGGCGATATGTCGAGCCTCGTCTTCCAGGAAATCCGCGAATTCCGTTCGCTGGCTTATGGAACCTACGCTCAATTCACTGCGCCTTCTAAACAGGGAGAAAAATCCTTCTTTACCGGTTACATCGGATGCCAGGGCGATAAAACCAATGATGCGGTAGAAGCAATGACTGATTTGATTTTAAATATGCCACAAAAACCGGAGCGCTGGTCATCGGTGCAATCGAGTTTAATTCAATCTGCACAATCGGAACGACCCGGCTTTCGTGGTATCATCGAAATCATCGAATACTGGCAAATGCGCGAATACAAAACCGATCCAAAAAACGATCTCATCGCCGCTTACGAAAAAATGAATTTCGATGTCATAACTCAATTCTGGTCCAACTACATCAAAGCACATCCGATCACCATCACCATAGTGGGCAACACTTCTAAATTCGACATGAAACGATTAGAGAAGTTTGGAAAAGTAATCACAGTAAAAGAAAAAGAAATGTATAAGGATTAA